One genomic region from Methanomassiliicoccaceae archaeon encodes:
- the rfbF gene encoding glucose-1-phosphate cytidylyltransferase — MKVVILAGGLGTRISEESHLKPKPMIELGEMPILWHIMKIYSYHGFNDFVICAGYKQYKIKEFFANYNLYKSDVTFNLGANGLIERHCDNSEPWNVTIMDTGMNTQTGGRIKRVSKFIEDETFMVTYGDGVSDINIGNLVEFHKKHEKIATITAVQPGGRFGTLTLDNNNVTNFCEKRKEDGGWINGGFMVMEPSVLDFIAGDSTVFEKEPLETITSKGQLMAFKHYGFWQCMDTLRDKNYLDSLLSEGSAPWVKWDD, encoded by the coding sequence ATGAAAGTAGTTATCCTGGCAGGTGGGCTGGGAACAAGAATATCGGAGGAATCTCACCTCAAACCAAAGCCCATGATAGAGCTGGGAGAGATGCCGATTCTTTGGCACATCATGAAGATTTACTCCTACCACGGATTCAATGATTTCGTTATCTGTGCGGGCTACAAGCAATACAAAATTAAGGAATTTTTTGCAAACTATAACCTATATAAAAGTGATGTTACATTTAACCTAGGTGCCAACGGTCTAATTGAAAGACATTGTGATAATTCTGAGCCCTGGAATGTAACGATTATGGATACAGGTATGAATACACAGACTGGTGGCAGGATAAAAAGAGTGTCTAAATTTATTGAAGATGAAACGTTTATGGTCACATATGGTGATGGCGTCTCCGATATTAACATCGGCAATTTGGTTGAATTTCACAAGAAACACGAAAAGATTGCCACAATCACGGCAGTTCAGCCAGGGGGGAGATTCGGAACGCTCACTCTCGATAACAACAATGTAACCAACTTCTGCGAGAAGAGGAAAGAAGACGGCGGCTGGATAAATGGTGGCTTTATGGTCATGGAACCCAGTGTATTGGATTTTATCGCTGGAGATTCAACAGTTTTCGAGAAGGAGCCGTTAGAAACAATTACGAGTAAAGGTCAATTGATGGCATTCAAACATTATGGCTTCTGGCAATGCATGGATACATTGAGAGATAAGAACTATCTGGACTCTCTTCTCAGCGAAGGATCTGCACCATGGGTTAAATGGGATGATTAA
- a CDS encoding dTDP-4-dehydrorhamnose 3,5-epimerase family protein, which translates to MGSFLIKTTNLAGAYVIDCAPNEDCRGMFSRWFCTEELSVVFGKRKIVNVNFSRTARKGTIRGMHFQNPPYSEMKIVRCIKGRIADTIVDIREESDTFLEHYSVELSDENMRMLVVPEGFAHGFQTLEDNCEIMYLVTEHYNQYAEGGLRYSDPKLAICWPLPISGISDKDANHELIGDDYKGVRL; encoded by the coding sequence ATGGGAAGCTTTTTGATAAAAACTACAAATCTCGCTGGCGCGTATGTGATTGATTGTGCACCCAATGAGGATTGTCGCGGAATGTTTTCTCGTTGGTTCTGCACTGAAGAGTTGTCGGTTGTTTTCGGTAAAAGGAAAATCGTAAACGTTAATTTCTCACGGACGGCTAGAAAAGGCACTATCCGGGGCATGCATTTCCAAAACCCCCCCTATTCCGAGATGAAAATTGTCCGCTGCATTAAAGGTAGAATAGCTGACACTATTGTAGATATTCGTGAAGAATCCGATACATTCCTCGAGCACTATTCCGTAGAGTTATCTGATGAAAACATGAGGATGCTCGTTGTGCCTGAAGGTTTTGCTCACGGTTTCCAGACGCTTGAAGACAACTGCGAGATAATGTATCTCGTCACAGAGCATTACAATCAGTACGCCGAAGGCGGTCTCAGATATTCCGATCCGAAATTGGCAATATGCTGGCCATTGCCCATATCCGGCATTTCTGATAAAGATGCTAATCACGAATTAATTGGCGATGATTACAAAGGTGTAAGGCTATGA